The Humulus lupulus chromosome 3, drHumLupu1.1, whole genome shotgun sequence genome window below encodes:
- the LOC133822700 gene encoding small ribosomal subunit protein uS11x-like, with the protein MASKRKNREPKEDNVTLGPAVREGEHVFGVAHIFASFNDTFIHVTDLSGRETLVRITGGMKVKADRDESSPYAAMLAAQDVAQRCKELGVTALHIKLRATGGNKTKTPGPGAQSALRALARSGMRVGRIEDVTPIPTDSTRRKGGRRGRRL; encoded by the exons ATG GCATCTAAGAGGAAGAACAGAGAGCCAAAGGAAGATAATGTCACCCTTGGCCCTGCTGTCAGAGAAGGAGAGCATGTTTTTGGTGTGGCACATATTTTTGCGTCTTTCAACGACACATTCATT CATGTGACTGATCTTTCTGGGAGAGAAACCCTTGTTCGTATCACTG GTGGAATGAAGGTGAAAGCTGACAGAGATGAATCTTCTCCTTATGCTGCTATGCTTGCAGCTCAGGATGTTGCACAGAGATGCAAG GAGTTGGGTGTTACCGCTCTTCATATTAAGCTTCGTGCCACTGGTGGTAACAAAACCAAGACACCTGGTCCAGGTGCCCAGTCTGCTCTTCGTGCTCTTGCTCGATCTGGAATGAGAGTTGGCCGTATTG AGGATGTCACTCCCATCCCAACTGACAGTACCCGTAGAAAGGGTGGTAGAAGAGGTAGAAGGCTTTAA